A section of the Alkalihalobacillus sp. LMS39 genome encodes:
- a CDS encoding ABC transporter permease: MREYIKELLKRKDLLIYLVKSGLKAEHRNSYLGYFWWLLDPLLNVVVYYFLVTYILNRGSEDYNYAVFLVIGLVAWRWMNTTVTTSAKAILKYSSIINQVYLPKSLFPLAMSFTQAYNFLFGLIVVGLFLLFNQVLPDWHIVYLPLILFVQLLFLSAVSLGVAYMCVFVRDIDNILSHIMRLFFYASPIIWDSERILGRFDNLAWVVQYNPVAIIIESYRAVIMFNGNPQFTGLFVIGVASIAVIAFLLHYYSKNEHKIIKAL; the protein is encoded by the coding sequence ATGCGTGAATATATAAAAGAATTGCTCAAGCGAAAAGACTTACTGATTTATTTAGTGAAATCAGGGTTGAAAGCAGAGCATCGTAATAGTTACTTAGGATATTTTTGGTGGTTGCTAGATCCGCTTTTAAATGTTGTTGTTTATTATTTTTTAGTAACATATATTTTAAATCGAGGATCTGAAGATTATAATTATGCTGTATTCCTTGTCATCGGGCTTGTGGCATGGCGTTGGATGAATACGACTGTTACAACATCAGCAAAAGCAATATTAAAATATTCGTCGATTATAAACCAAGTATATTTACCGAAATCATTGTTTCCTTTAGCGATGTCGTTTACACAGGCGTACAATTTCTTGTTTGGACTTATTGTAGTCGGCCTATTTCTATTATTTAATCAAGTTTTGCCAGATTGGCATATCGTTTATTTACCTTTAATTCTCTTCGTTCAGCTTTTATTTTTGTCAGCTGTCAGTCTTGGGGTTGCTTATATGTGTGTGTTTGTAAGAGACATTGATAATATTTTATCACACATTATGAGGTTGTTTTTCTATGCGTCTCCGATTATTTGGGATAGTGAACGTATTCTAGGTAGGTTTGATAACTTGGCTTGGGTCGTGCAATACAACCCTGTTGCAATCATCATTGAATCGTATCGTGCTGTCATTATGTTTAACGGAAATCCACAATTTACAGGCTTATTTGTCATTGGAGTAGCCTC